The sequence CGACACGCGAGCAACTCGCCCACATCGACCGCCTCGCGCGCGCCACCGACGTGCGCACGGTGCGGGCCGGCGCGGACGGCGTGCTGCGGTACGAGGTCACACTCGCCCCCTGGTCGCTGGCGCTGGTCCAGCAGCTCTGAGCGGGGGCCCACAGACTGGCGCGGGGGTGGTGGTACGTAACGGGACGGCGGCACCGGCTCGTGACGCCACCCCCGCGCCGCGGTGTTTGCCGCCGGGCGGTGCTTGAGCCGAGCACCGCCCGAGCCGGTAGCATTTCTTCAAATCGACGCACTGGAGGGGCGGGACACACCCCCTCAGGGTCCGGCGCCCGCGCCGCTCCCCTCCGGGGCCGGTAACCGTCCAGGAGAGACCCGAGCGTGACGACAAAAAGGGCGAGTGCCACGAAGACGTCGATCCGGCGCGGGACCAATCTGCCCCGCATGGGGGACTTCAACGAGTCCGTCGTGCTCGACGCGATCCGCCGCCACAAGGCCGGGCTCAGCCGCGTCGAACTCGCCGAGGCCACGGGCCTGTCGGCGCAGACCGTCTCCAACATCACCCGCCGTCTGCTCGACCAGGGCGTCGCCCGCGAGTCGGGCAAGCAGTCCACGGGCAGCGGCAAGCCGCGCACCCTGCTGCAGGTCACGCCCGGGGCGCGGTACGCGATCGGGGTGCACCTCGACCCGGCCGTCATCACGTACGTCCTGCTCGACCTCCTCGGCACCGTCGTCGCCCGGCGCAGCGAGCCGACCCCGCGCGGCGTGCACACCGAGGCGCTGCTCGCCGGGATGGCCGCCTCGGTCGGCGCGCTCATCGAGGACTCGGGCGTCGACCAGGAACGCGTGCTCGGGCTCGGCATCGCGGCGCCGGGGCCCGTCGACCCGGTCGCCGGGCTCGTCATCGATCCGCCCGAACTCCCGGGCTGGGGCAGCGTTCCGCTGCGCGAGCGCCTGGAGGCCGACACCGGTTTCCCCGCGCTGCTCGACAAGGACGTCGTCGCCGCCGCCGTCGCGGAGCGCTGGTCCGGCGCGGCGACCGACAGCCGCAACTTCCTCTTCTTCTACCTCGGTACGGGCTCGGGCATGGGCCTCGTCGTGGACGACACCGTCCTGCGCGGTTCCTCCGGGAACGTCGGCGAGGTGGGCGGCCTCGGCGCGGCCTGCTCCAGCCGGGCGCTCGTCGAGGAGGCCATCGAACTGGGCGCGCTCGGCCACGAGTTCACGCCGACCGACCCGCAGGACGCGCAGCGGAGCCTGGAGCACCTGGCGCGCATCGCCGCCGAGGGGGAGCCGCGCGCGGCCGGGATCATCGACCGCTGGGGCGTACGGATCGGACGCGGGGTCACGGCCGCGGCGACGCTCCTCGACTCGGACACGATCGTCTTCGGCGGCCCCCTCTGGCCGTTGCTCGCCCCGCGACTGCTGCCGCTCATCGAGCCGATGGTCGCCGAGTCGCCCTTCGTGAAGCCGGTCCACGCGACGACCGTGACGACGACGGCGATAGGGGAGGACGTGGCGGCGGTGGGGGCGGCGTGCCTGGTCCTGGACCGTACGCTGTCGGCGCAGCCGAGGTCGCTGCTGCTGGCCTGACCGGCCGTGCGGCTTCCGGGACTCCACCCCCATCGCCGGGGGGACTTCACGCAGGCCGTGCCGAGGCCCGGCAGGCGACCGTCGCCCACCGGGCCCCGTGCCGTCCCCGCTACGGCCGCTGCACGCTCCCGTCCCCGTTCCTCAGCAGCGCCCAGCGGTCGTGGCGCAGGGGCTCCGGGACCGGGTACTTCCGGGCCGCCGCCTCGTCGAAGTCGACGCCCAGGCCCGGAAGACCGGTGCCGTGGAAGCGCCCGCGCTCGGGGACCGGGGTGCCGGGGAAGACCTCGCGCGTCGCCTCCCTGAAGGTCGCCGCCTCCTGCACGCCGAAGGCCGGGGAGCTGAGGTCGAGGCCCAGGTTCGCCGCCATGCCGACCGGGCTCACGTCGCCGGGGCCGTGCGGGGCGGTGCGGGCGCCGAAGAGCTCGACCGCCGCGACGAGCTTGCGGGTCGGGGTGAGGCCGCCCAGGGTGGGGATGCGGATACGGGCGAAGTCGATGACCTGCCGCTGCAGGAGCGGCAGGTACATCATCACGTCGTGGTACAGCTCGCCGACCGCGAGCGGCACCGAGCCGGCCGCCCGGAGCTGGTCGAAGTGGGCCGCGTCCTCGGGCGCGAGCGCGTCCTCCAGGAAGAAGAGCCGCGCGTCCTCGACCTCGTGGACCAGCTCGCGGGCCTGCGAGGGGGTCAGCCGCTCGTGCGCGTCGTGCAGCAGCTCGACGCCCGTCCCGACCCGCTCGCGGATCTCGCGCAGCACCGGGGGCACGTGCCGCAGGTAGGCGAGGGAGTCCCAGCTCCCGGCGCGCAGTTCGCGGCGGCGGGCCTCGGCGGCGTCGCGCGGCGCGGTCCCGTACGTGTCCGTGCCGGGCACGGAGACCTGCACGCGGACGTGCCGGTAGCCGCGTTCGTGCGCGGCGAGGACCTTCTCGGCGATCTCCCCGGCGTCGTCCCCGTCCACGTGCGTATAGGCGTCGGCGGCCTCGCGCGCGCGCCCGCCGAGGAGCTGGTGCAGCGGGAGGCCCGCGACCTTGCCCTTGATGTCCCACAGCGCGACGTCGACGCCCGCGAGCGCGTTCTGGCCGATCGAGCCGCCGCGCCAGTAGCCGCTGTTGAAGAGGAGGCGGTGCAGGTCCTCGATGTCGGCGGGGTCGCGGCCCAGGAGCATCGGCGCGTAGTAGTCGTCGACGACGGAGCGGATCGCGAGGGTGCGCTGCGGGTCGGAGGCGCAGCCGAGCCCGTAGAGGCCCGGCTGGTTGGTCTCGACGCGCACGATGACGTACGGGCAGCCCTGCGGCGCGGTGAGGAAGGTGCGCACCGCCGTGATGCGCAGGTGCTCGGAGTCGTCGGCGGGGGCGCTCCACGGGGCCGGGGCGAGAATCTCGGCGGGGATCTCGGCGGAGGCGTCGGCGGAGGCGGAGTCGGAGTGGGCGGACGAAGCCATGGAAGCCCTCCGGGAAGGCTGTGTCGGTTCGGTGGCGGAAGGTTTTTCCGCTGTTTTTCCGTGCGGTTACGACTGTTGACACCGTACATCAAGTCGATTTAGATTCCAGGAGCTGCTTCGAGAGAAGCCGATGGGGCTGAACGGACAGCTCTGAAGAAAGGCGCTGGGAACGTGAAAAGACTTCTCCCAGTCGCGCGCCGTACTTCCCTCCTGGCCACGGTCGCCGCGCTGAGCGTCCTGGTCGCGGGGTGCGGTGCGAGCGGCGGCGGGACGGGTTCCAAGCAGGGTGAACTGTCGATGTGGACGTTCAAACAGTCCCACGTGGCCGCTTTTCAGGCGGCGGCGGAGAAGTTCACCGCTGAGACCGGGACCAAGGTGAACATCCAGGCGTACACGCCCGACGACGCCTTCTCGACCAAGATCCAGGCCGCGGCGCGGACGAACGACCTGCCCGACGTCATGGAGGTCCACGCCAAGGGCGAGGACTTCGGGCTCGGCGGCGCGGGGCTCATCGCGGACCTCTCGGACGACATCGACAAGGAGTGGCTCGACCGCTTCATCCCGCAGGTCCGGGAGGACGGCACGATCATGAAGGCGGACTACGAGAACTCCCTGGCGGAGGGCTCGAAGACGCTCGGGGTCGAGGAGGGTGACCGCTACAGCGTCCCGATCACGGTCGGTACGCAGGGCATGGTCTACCTCAACAAGGACCGCGCCGCGAAAGCGGGCATCACCGAGGCCCCCGCCACCTGGGAGGACTTCATCGCCGACCTCGGCAAGCTGAAGAAGGAGTTCGGCGGCAAGGGCGGCCTCACGATCGGCCTCAAGTCCCCCTCCACCGCGCTGGAGTGGATCATGCAGCCGATGGCCTACGGGCTGCTCGGCAAGGAGCGCTTCCAGGAGCTGTTCGGCAAGGACGCCTCCAAGGACTGGTCGAGCGCCGAGGGCCAGAAAGTCCTCGACACCTACATGCGGGTCCAGCCGTACTGGATGCCCGGCAGCCAGACGAAGACGATCGACGAGGCCGACCTCGCCTTCGCGCAGGGCAAGGCGAGCGTCGACGTCGGCGGTACGTACACCCTCGCCTTCCTCGCCGACAACGGCTACGACGTCGGCAACCTCATGACGTTCCCGGTGCCGCCCCCCGCGGCGGCGAAGACGCCCGACCTCCAGATGGCGCCCTTCTCGCTGACCGGTCTCTCGATGACGAAGAAGACGCGGAACAAGAAGGAGGCCCTGGAGTGGATGAAGTTCCTCTCCAGGCCCGACATCGCGGCCCTCTTCGGCAAGAAGGCCAATGACGTCCCGCCCAACAAGTTCACCGACGCCCAGGCGAAGAAGCTCGGGCCGACGCTGAACTCCATGCAGGCGAGCTTCGGCACCGACCCCGACGGCTACAACCCCACTGTCACCACGTACCGTCCCGCTATCTACGACGCCGGCAAGGTCGGCGCCGTCCTCGCT comes from Streptomyces sp. Tu6071 and encodes:
- a CDS encoding ROK family transcriptional regulator, with translation MTTKRASATKTSIRRGTNLPRMGDFNESVVLDAIRRHKAGLSRVELAEATGLSAQTVSNITRRLLDQGVARESGKQSTGSGKPRTLLQVTPGARYAIGVHLDPAVITYVLLDLLGTVVARRSEPTPRGVHTEALLAGMAASVGALIEDSGVDQERVLGLGIAAPGPVDPVAGLVIDPPELPGWGSVPLRERLEADTGFPALLDKDVVAAAVAERWSGAATDSRNFLFFYLGTGSGMGLVVDDTVLRGSSGNVGEVGGLGAACSSRALVEEAIELGALGHEFTPTDPQDAQRSLEHLARIAAEGEPRAAGIIDRWGVRIGRGVTAAATLLDSDTIVFGGPLWPLLAPRLLPLIEPMVAESPFVKPVHATTVTTTAIGEDVAAVGAACLVLDRTLSAQPRSLLLA
- a CDS encoding D-galactonate dehydratase is translated as MASSAHSDSASADASAEIPAEILAPAPWSAPADDSEHLRITAVRTFLTAPQGCPYVIVRVETNQPGLYGLGCASDPQRTLAIRSVVDDYYAPMLLGRDPADIEDLHRLLFNSGYWRGGSIGQNALAGVDVALWDIKGKVAGLPLHQLLGGRAREAADAYTHVDGDDAGEIAEKVLAAHERGYRHVRVQVSVPGTDTYGTAPRDAAEARRRELRAGSWDSLAYLRHVPPVLREIRERVGTGVELLHDAHERLTPSQARELVHEVEDARLFFLEDALAPEDAAHFDQLRAAGSVPLAVGELYHDVMMYLPLLQRQVIDFARIRIPTLGGLTPTRKLVAAVELFGARTAPHGPGDVSPVGMAANLGLDLSSPAFGVQEAATFREATREVFPGTPVPERGRFHGTGLPGLGVDFDEAAARKYPVPEPLRHDRWALLRNGDGSVQRP
- a CDS encoding ABC transporter substrate-binding protein produces the protein MKRLLPVARRTSLLATVAALSVLVAGCGASGGGTGSKQGELSMWTFKQSHVAAFQAAAEKFTAETGTKVNIQAYTPDDAFSTKIQAAARTNDLPDVMEVHAKGEDFGLGGAGLIADLSDDIDKEWLDRFIPQVREDGTIMKADYENSLAEGSKTLGVEEGDRYSVPITVGTQGMVYLNKDRAAKAGITEAPATWEDFIADLGKLKKEFGGKGGLTIGLKSPSTALEWIMQPMAYGLLGKERFQELFGKDASKDWSSAEGQKVLDTYMRVQPYWMPGSQTKTIDEADLAFAQGKASVDVGGTYTLAFLADNGYDVGNLMTFPVPPPAAAKTPDLQMAPFSLTGLSMTKKTRNKKEALEWMKFLSRPDIAALFGKKANDVPPNKFTDAQAKKLGPTLNSMQASFGTDPDGYNPTVTTYRPAIYDAGKVGAVLAQMTPLKTLSPKSTGSRMSSMMKSYWAEQG